The genomic interval ACACCCTCGGCAACACCCGGATGCTCAAGGTCCTCTAGGGTCACTCCGGTCGGCTTGCCCCTCGGGGGAGGTCGTCCCGGGCGCGCCGGAGCGGCTTGGAGGCATCCGCGTCCTAACCTGGGCGCATGGCGACCGAACCTCCGCGCCGCAGGCGGCATTCTCCGGCGGTCTATCGCCGTCGGCGGATCGTCCTTCTCGTCGGCATCCTCGCCGTCGTCGCCGTGGTCTGGCTTCTGATCGCACAGCCGTGGCGGGGCGCGGCATCCGAAGGCACACCTGCGTCGACGGGGAAGTCGCAGGATGCCGCCACCGAACTGCCGGTTCCGTCGGCCTCGGCCACCCCCAGTGCGCCCGACGAAGACAACGCCGCCGACGACGCTGCCGTGGACGATGCGGCCGCCGCGGAGGGCACCGGTGACGCAGCGGCAGACGGGGAAGAGACAGGGGCCGCCCCGTCGCCTTCGGTCACTCCCGTCGCCGAGGCGTGTCTCCCGCGCGATGTGGCAGTGACGCCGGTCACCGATCAGCAGACCTATGCGACGGGCCAGAACCCGCAGCTGTCGATCAGCCTCACCAACAACGGCACAACGGACTGCACCCTCAACGTCGGCACGAGCGCCCAGGTCTTCACGATCACGAGCGGCGACGACACATGGTGGCGCTCGACGGACTGCCAGACCGAGCCGAGTGACATGGTGGTGCTGCTGGCTGCCGGTCAGACCGTGTCGAGCGCCGCACCGCTGGTCTGGGATCGGACTCGTTCGGCGGTCGACACCTGCTCTGCCGCTGATCGTCCGCGTGCTCCAGGAGGGGGCGCCTCGTATCATCTCGAGGTGGAGATCGGGGGAATCTCCTCGACCGATTCGGCCCAGCTGCTGCTTTACTGAGGCCTGGCCCGCTCTTCCGGCACGTGATCTCCGTGTCCGCCGAAGAGGGGACATACTAGTGGACGAATCGCGCGTAATCTGGTATCAGCTCCCGATGAGAAGGCTCGAGCTGTCCCCAGCAGCAAACCTCGTCCCCAGCGAGTGATCGTGAGCCACCCGAGAGCTGGCCCTCTCGAACTTCCCCGAAGGGGAAGGCCGAGGGGGCCCTCCGGTAACCGGGAGCTATTGATGCGGGGCGACGGGTCTCCCCAGGACCCGACGCCCCGCATCCACACTGTCTAGGGCTTGTCGCCGAAGACCTCGGTCTCCATCGCGTCGTAGCCTTCTGTCTGCGGATCGCCGTGCTGTCCGCCCGAAAGCGCGTACTCCTCCTCGGGCGAAAGCACGAGGCGGTTGCGTCCGACGAGGGCGAAGATGACCAGACCGATGACGTAGACGACCCCGATCGCGATGATCGCCGCGGTGTAGCCGGGGTTGATCAGCTGCCCGATGAACGTCGCCAGTGCGATGACGCCGGCGACGACCGCGCCGCCGATGCCGACCGGACTCACATACGGCCGTGCGGCATCCGGCAGCTTCACCTTGAGGATGACGTACGACACCATCTGCAGGAGGTATGAGATCACGGCGCCCCACACCGCGATGTTCAGCACGATCGCGTTGGAGACCGCGCCGATGTCGGGGTTGTTCTTCGTGATGAGGTCCACCGCAAGCAGGACCACGAACCCGATCGCCGCTCCCACGAGCAGGGCGACCCAGGGGGTCTGGCGTTTGCCGGTCAGCGACAGGAACTTCGGGTAATAGCCCGCGCGCGAGAGGGAGTACATGTTGCGTCCGTAGGCGAACATGATCCCCTGCAGCGACGCGAGCAGGCCGATGAGGGCGAACAGCGACAGGACGGCAGCGAGCTCGGCCGGCAGGAACGCCCGGAATCCGTCGAGCAGCGGTTCGCCGGCGGCACCGAGTGCCTCCGACCCGGTCACTGCCGGGTTGAGGAAGAGAACGATCGCACCGGTGCCGATCAGCGTGATGAGACCCCAGATTCCCGCGCGAGGGATGTCCTTCGTCGGGTCGTGCGCCTCCTCCGCGGCCAGCGGCAGCTCCTCGATGCCGAGGAAGAACCACATCGCGAAGGGCAGCGCGAACAGGATGCCCCACCAGCCGAACGGCAGGAATTCGGAGCTGCCCGCGACGCTCTCGTCAGGAGCGATGTCCCACAGCTTGGCGAAGTCGACGGCGCCGTTGGCGAATGCGAGGATGCCGAACAGGACGATGACGCCGATCGACAGGATGGACACCACGACGGCGAACTTGAACGAGATCGCGGCACCCGCGGCGTTCAGCGCGATGAAGACCGCGTAGAGGATGACCCACCACACCCACAGATAGCCGACGCCGGC from Microbacterium pumilum carries:
- a CDS encoding amino acid permease; translated protein: MSGTKNSVSGVTYTKAGEGYFEKRQLKRSARFWGLWGLGVAAVISGDFSGWNFGIGSAGWGGLLVASLIIVVMYFGMLFSIGEMSAALPHTGGAYSFARSAMGPWGGFVTGLAETIEYVFTTGVIVLFSAGYLNDIIATLTGFDLAGVGYLWVWWVILYAVFIALNAAGAAISFKFAVVVSILSIGVIVLFGILAFANGAVDFAKLWDIAPDESVAGSSEFLPFGWWGILFALPFAMWFFLGIEELPLAAEEAHDPTKDIPRAGIWGLITLIGTGAIVLFLNPAVTGSEALGAAGEPLLDGFRAFLPAELAAVLSLFALIGLLASLQGIMFAYGRNMYSLSRAGYYPKFLSLTGKRQTPWVALLVGAAIGFVVLLAVDLITKNNPDIGAVSNAIVLNIAVWGAVISYLLQMVSYVILKVKLPDAARPYVSPVGIGGAVVAGVIALATFIGQLINPGYTAAIIAIGVVYVIGLVIFALVGRNRLVLSPEEEYALSGGQHGDPQTEGYDAMETEVFGDKP